TCAACCTCTTCAGGAAAGCCTGATGACATATTGTGAAATGTCCAGCTTAGATTCAAACTTTTTGGGAAACGGGGAGTTTAGCGGGGCTATCGGTGCAATGCTTTAGTAATAAAAGGCTGCTTTCGGAAAGATTGTTGTTAAAATCCTAAAGGCGATTTAACGTGATAAAATGCCGTTATGTAGTCCGGTATTAAGTATGCAAGCTCTTTCACATAATAAGCTTTAACTTTTTGTTTAGAAACATAGGTCATTCAACCATATTTCGTTGTCAATAGCACAAAGTTTGAGAAAAGAGCCTAATAAATAAGAGGATAAGCATTTTAGCTTCTCCTCTTATTTGGTATTTTACAGATGTCCTTTAAATACGTCCGAAACGATTTCAAAGGATTTCAGTCTTGCCTTATGATCAAAGATTTGAGCGTTGATGATCATTTCATCTGCCTGGGTATCATCCAGGAATTTCTGAAGCTTTGCTTTGATTGTCTGTGGACTGCCTACAATTGAAGAACCAATCCGGCTGTCCAGCAGCATCTTTTCATACTCACTGACTTGTTCTTCGAAATTTTTGACAGGCGGCAGCAGCGGACTAGGATTATTCCTGAAGAGATTCAGGAATTGCTGCTGCATCGATGTTGCCAGAAATTCCGCTTCCTCATCGGTTTCGGCAGTGATCACATTTACACCCACCATCGCGTAAGGCTTTTCTAAAATGTCTGAAGGCTGGAAGTTTCTCCTGTAAAGATTGAGAGCTCCTAATGTATTTTCCGGGGAAAAATGGCTGGCGAATGAAAAAGGCAAGCCGAGTTGACCTGCAAGCTGTGCACTATAGCCACTGGAGCCAAGCAGCCAGATTGGGATATTCAATCCCTCACCTGGAATTGCTCTTACACTTCGATACTGTGAATCAAGTTCCGGGTTAAAATAAGCACGCAGCTCATCTAATTGCTCAGGAAAGTCCTGGCCATCACTTCGGCGTTCGCGTCTTAGTGCATAAGCTGTCACCTGGTCAGTACCAGGGGCGCGCCCGAGACCCAGGTCAATACGTCCAGGGAAAAGAGACTCCAGTGTCCCGAATTGTTCAGCAATTACTAAGGGAGCATGATTAGGAAGCATGATACCGCCAGAGCCTACCCTAATTGTTGATGTTCCTGCTGCAACATGGCCAATTACAACAGAAGTAGCAGAGCTGGCAATTCCTGGCATATTATGATGCTCCGCAAGCCAGTAACGGCGGTAACCCCATTGTTCTGCATGCTTTGCAAGATCAAGTGTATTTTTAAGTGCATCTGCCGCCGTGCTGCCTTCAATAATAGGAGCAAGATCAAGTATTGAATATTTTATATCTTTTAAACGTTTGCTTTCTGTCATGATTACATCTTCCTTTATTGAATAATATTAGCAGCCAGGAACAACATCCTTACTATTCCCAGCGTATATACAATTCAATAGTAACAATAATCTTTCGGTAATCAAAACAAAAGGTTTCAGAGTTGGATTTGAAGTTAATTGACGGTCTGCTGCTGCGGGACTAAGGGAAGGTCGGCAGTATGGACAGTTACAGATTCCTTAGAGCTTTGTTCCATATTAATAAATTCGGGATAGCCATAATTCCCGTGTTCACTAATGTCCAGTCCAATATTTTCCTCCTCTTCAGTGACCCGCAAACCGTTCATTGCCGTCTTCATGCACAATAAGATTAAATATGAAACGATGAAGGCAAAAGCACCTGACACCACAACTCCTACTGACTGGACAGCGAGCTGCTCAAAACCGCCTCCATAAAATAAACCGGGTTTTCCGACTGCAGCCAATTCAGGCGTAGCGAAAAAACCAGTGGATAAGGTGCCCCAAACACCTGCTGCCCCGTGGACGGATAGTGCAAAGATAGGATCATCTATCTGCTTGCTTTCAAAGAAACGGATACTGTAGAAGACAAGAATTCCCGCAACTAATCCAATCACCACTGCTGCCCAGGTATCAACAAAGGCACAAGATGCAGTGATCGCAACAAGTCCAGCAAGTGTACCATTCAGCATCATAGGGATATCTGCCTTTCCAAGTACAATCCATGATATAGCCAGTGCGGCAACTGTGCCTGCAGCAGCTGCAAGATTGGTGTTCAAAGCAACAAAGCCAAAGAATGCCCCCTCAACTGATACGGTGCTCCCTGCATTGAACCCAAACCAGCCAACCCATAGGAAAAGTACACTTAATGCGGTAAATACCAGGTTATGACCATCTATTTTATTGGCTGTTCCATCATGATTGAATTTGCCAATGCGCGGCTTCAAAAGGAGCGTTGCTGCCAGTGCAGCCATTGCCCCGGTAAGGTGTACAACAGTCGAACCAGCAAAATCCTGTTTTCCATGTTCTGCGAGCCAGCCGCCACCCCAAATCCAGTGGGCGATGATTGGGTAGACAAAAATAGAAAACAATAGAGCAAAAACAACGTAAACGGATAATTTTGCTCTTTCTGCAAATCCGCCAAAAGCGATCGTTATTGAAATTCCAGCGAAAGCCAATTGAAAGAGGAAAAAAATTGGTCCTGAGAGTGCTAATCCCTCAACGTCATAGCCTGAATAAAAGAAATCAGAGAATCCCACTATCGAGTTTCCTTTACCGAAAATCAGCCCATAACCAATCGCCCAGAAAACAATAGAGGATATGCCGAAAGTTAATATAGTTTTTCCGGCTATATGTCCCGCATTTTTCATTCTTGTGGACCCAGTTTCAAGTAGAATGAATCCCCCAATCATCAAGATAACCAATACTGCGGAGACCATTACCCATAAACTATTCATTAAAAAAACAGTATCCAAAACGTTCAACTCCCTTATTTATGAATGTAATAGCTATTTTGTCATCTAATGGGAGTTAAAACTACAATCATGTAAGAAAACCTTACGTATTTTTTAAAAAAAAGAAAAAACCTTCCGTGTAAGAAGGTTCTGCATATTAATATTTCTGTATCCCGAATCGCGCATTTAATTGTCCCTGGATCATTTTTTTATGAGCTTCTTCCTGACTTCGCTTCTTTTGCTTTAGCATTTCCTGCCGTATTTCATACGTCTGTACCCCGTCTTCGATTTTATTTGCTATCTCCACCAAATGCTCCACATCTGCAAACGAATATCTCCTGCTCCCACCTGGGGTTCGATCGGGAAAAATTAATTTTCTTTCTTCATAATACCTTATTTGTCTTTCTGAAAGTCCTGTCAGTTCACTGACAATGCCTATTGTAATGACTTTTTTATCTTTATAGGAGGAGGAGTCAGCCAATATCATCACCACACTTCAATTTCTTGTGTTATATTTTCTCACATGAACTTAATTCTTGTAAATGAAATTCGTTAATTTTCATCACCCATTTATTAAATTTTTAAGTTCTGTCAAAGTTAATTTCCTTAATTCCTTTTCACTTTCATTAGTTAGCCTCGTTTTAATCAAATGCTGAATATAGTAATCTTTTAGTTTATCAACCGCAGTCCGTAAGTATAATGACATTTTGACTTCCTCCTTAAAATCATCCATTTTGAATATTTCGCAGTATTTCTAAAGCCTGACTTCCATTCTTTCTTAAAAATTCCTCATACAATTGATCACGAAAAAGATCAATAACCACTATCAGCCTCGCCAAATCAGTTCCACTTTGTCTGTCCATTGGATTTCCTCATCTCCTCTATATTGAATCTCATTTTTTAAATCTTAACGTCTGCCTTCTGTAACTTCATTAAGTTCGATAGGATATCTGACAGGATTTTTAATGACATGAGTAATGAATGAGGCACGAATCGGAAAACCTATAATGATGATTTTGACTATAAGGAGGAGTATGATGGAACAGAAACTAAAGCCTGAAAACAGAGGGTTTATCTTAAATGAATATGATGTACTTAAGAAAGTAATACTTTGCCAGCCGCAATATATGACCATCCGTGACGTGATAAATGAAACTCAGAAACATTTCAAAGATGAGGGCATACATATTGAGCTTGCTTTGGAGCAGCACAGTGAGTTTGTCAATACATTGAAAAATTTTGGTGTAGAGGTGATTCTGCTTCCATACCATAAAAAATATCCAGAGCAAGTTTTCACAAGGGACATTGGTTTTACGCTTGGCCAGACTATTTTTGTTGCTGACATGGCAAGTGATATCCGCAAAGGGGAAGAGGATGTCCTAAAACAATGGCTGGAGGATGAAGAAATATCCTACTATAATCTGTTAGGCGATCAGATTGAGGGCGGTGATGTTGTCATTGATCAGGATACTGTTTATGTAGGATTGAGCAATCGGACAAACCAGCAGGCAGCGGAACATTTGCAAGGATTGCTTTCAGACTTTAACGTTAGGCCCATTCCGTTCAAAGCTGAATATCTCCATCTAGACTGCGTCTTTAATGTTGTATCTCCAGAAGTGGCGCTAATTTATCGGCCAGCTTTAACAGATGAAGACATAAAACTATTCAGTTCGCGCTACGAACTTATTGATGTCAGCGAAGAAGAACAATTCACACTTGGAACCAATGTACTATGTATCGGCAACCAACGCATCCTAAGTCTTCCTGTAAATAAAGGAGTAAATGAACAGCTAAGGAAAAAAGGCTTCGAAGTAGTCGAAGTAGATATAACCGAAATCATCAAATCCGGCGGTTCATTCCGATGCTGCACACTTCCAATTTTGCGTGAGAGTATTTGATATTTGTTTTGTTCGATAAGGAAGCTAAACCTTCCAAACTCTTTATATGACAAGAAGTGGCGGGATATTCGATCATTACATCAAGCAGGGGACCTTTTCTCCTGCTTTTTTCCTTATGCAAGCAACCAGGGAAGCGTCATAAGATAAACCGTCGAAAGTTTCAGAACAAGAGGCAGCTTTTGCACAGTAATGAGTGTTATCTCAAAAAGATGGCAGAAGCTGAGGTTTCTTTGGACAGCTGTGAAGGCTTTTCTAAAAATGATGGCAGAAGCTGAGGCAGCTTTGGACAGGTTCGAGGGCTTTTCTGAAAATGATGGCAGAAGCTGAGGCATCTTTGGACAGCTTAGATGGTTTTTCTGAAAATGATGGCAGAAGCTGAGGCAGCTTTGGACAGCTTTAAGGTTTTTTCTGAAAATGATGGCAGAAGCTGAGGCAGCTTTGGACAGGTTCGAGGGCTTTTCTGAAAATGATGGCAGAAGCTGAGGCATCTTTGGACAGCTTAGATGGTTTTTCTGAAAATGATGGCAGAAGCTGAGGCATCTTTGGACAGCCTAGATGGTTTTTCTGAAAATGATGGCAGAACCTCAGGCAGCTTTGGACAGCTGCGAAGGTTTTTTCTGAAAATGATGGCAGAAGCTGAGGCATCTTTGGACAGCTTAGATGGTTTTTCTGAAAATGATGGCAGAACCTCAGGCAGCTTTGGACAGGTTCGAGGGCTTTTCTGAAAATGATGGCAGAAGCTGAGGCATCTTTGGACAGCTTAGATGGTTTTTCTGAAAATGATGGCAGAACCTCAGGCAGCTTTGGACAGCTGCGAAGGTTTTTCTGAAAATGATGGCAGAAGCTGAGGCATCTTTGGACAGCTTTGAGTGTTAATTTCAAAAAGCTGGCAGAATAGGACGATTCATTGTGCAAATTTAAAGGATCCCAGTCTAAGCTTACACATCATCATCAAAACAGAAAAAATCAGAATGAAAACTAACAAAAACACACTGATATTTTTTATAAAAAAACAGCCGAAATTGTCGAATTTTCTGTAGTTATACAGTTCAATAAAATACTTTCTGTTAAACATCAGTTTTTGATTGTCCTTTTAGCCTAATTATCTTATAATTCGAAATAGAAAGAAATCAATCAAGTAAAGGGGGATTCATTTGGAAGCTTTTGTTTCTTGGCTTAATGGGATTTTGTGGAGCAACCCGGTCATTTATATCATTTTAGGAATCGGCCTGGTGTTTTCAATCCTGACACGTTTTTTACAAGTTAGACTCTTAAAGGACATGGTAATGCTCATGTTCCAGGGAAAAAGTTCCGAAGCGGGAGTTTCATCTTTTCAGGCCTTATCTATTGCTTTATCAGGCCGTGTAGGGACTGGTAATATTGCAGGTACTGCTACTGCCATCGCAATGGGGGGACCTGGTGCGGTTTTCTGGATGTGGGCGATTGCGTTTATCGGGGCAAGCAGCGCGTTTGTTGAGTCAACATTAGCGCAGATTTACAAGGTGAAGCAAGATGGTCTTTATCGAGGCGGTCCTGCTTACTTCATCGAAAAAGGTCTTGGTATTAAATGGTTTGCCATCGTTTTTTCGATAGCAGCATTGCTGGCAATGGCCCTTTTAATGCCGGGAATTCAGTCAAACTCGATTGCACTTGGTCTTGAGAATGCTTTTGGTGTCAGCAAATCAGTGTCTGGTTTGATTATCATTGCTCTTTTAGGCTTTATCATTTTTGGCGGAGTAAAAAGGATTGCAACAGTGGCCCAGTATACTGTTCCATTCATGGCAATCGGATACATCCTTGTTGCTCTTATCATTATTGGAATGAATATCTCTCAAGTACCTGAGGTTTTCGCTTTGATTTTCAAAAGCGCTTTCGGGGCTGATTCCATGTTTGGCGGTATCTTGGGCAGTGCGATTGCATGGGGAGTTAAACGCGGTATTTATTCCAATGAAGCAGGACAGGGAACAGGTGCTCACGCAGCTGCAGCAGCTGAAGTTTCCCACCCGGCTAAACAGGGGCTTGTCCAGGCATTCTCGGTCTATATTGATACTCTATTCGTTTGTTCGGCAACAGCATTCATGATTCTGTTTACTGGGATGTTCAATACAGTTGGCGCTGACGGATCGTTCATTGTAGAAAACCTGAAAGGTGTTGAAGCTGGTCCTGGATATACACAGGCAGCTGTTGATGCTGTCTTACCGGGATTCGGGGCTGAGTTTGTTGCGATAGCTTTGTTCTTCTTCGCTTTCACAACTATCATGGCCTATTATTATATGGCAGAAACAAATATTGCATATCTTCTCAGAGGAAGAAATAGCAAGACTCCAATGTTCATCCTGAAAGTCGTCATCCTTGGGTCAACTTTCTATGGTGCAGTGAAGGAAGCATCACTTGCATGGGCACTTGGAGATGCTGGTCTGGGATTGATGGTGTGGCTGAATTTAATCGCTATTGTCCTGCTTGCTAAGCCGGCGCTCATTGCGTTGAAAGATTATGAGAGTCAGAAAAAACAAGGTCTCGACCCTGTATTCAATTCCAAAAAACTCGGGATCAAGAATGCGGAGTATTGGGAAGAGGAATATTCCTTTAATCATGAAAACGAAAAAGTTTCATAAAATAGTCAAACCTGAAGAGCTGCCTTTCAAATGGCAGCTCTTCTTATTGTTTATTCATATTGTTTTAGTGGAATGGGAAGGATGATAGTACTAAGTTAGTTGCGGGGGAATATGATGAAGTTGTTATGCATTGACGGTGGAGGTATCAGAGGTGTTTTCCCGATTGCTATACTGCAGGCAATGGAAGAGGAGTTTGGAAAACCAGCGGGACAACTGTTCGATGTCGTATCCGGGACAAGCACAGGGGCTATCATTGCGGCTTCAGTAGCTTTGAATACATCGATGGAAGAGTTGATGAAAAAGTATGAAACTTACGGAAAAAAAATTTTCATCAAGAAATCCAAAGTAGGACTCTTTAAAAGTGTCTACAGTGACCGTTATTTAAGGAGGCTGCTTAAGCATGCATTCAAAGACCTTACCCTGGGAGATATTGAAAAGCCTTTATTGATTCCAGCTGTTGATATTACTCACGGAAAACCGTATGTTCACCGGTCCGACTTTGGGTTTTCTTCAAAAAATGAATTATCATTGAATTTGTGGGATGCTGTACTTTCTTCATGTTCAGCACCTGTTTATTTCCCCCCAAACAATGTAAACAATCAATATTTATCAATCGATGGCGGATTGTGGGCTAATAACCCTTCATTGGTTTGTGTCACTGAAGCGTTACATCATTTTAAAACGGATTTAAGTGCTATAAGGATCCTCTCCAT
The nucleotide sequence above comes from Mesobacillus jeotgali. Encoded proteins:
- a CDS encoding MerR family transcriptional regulator codes for the protein MILADSSSYKDKKVITIGIVSELTGLSERQIRYYEERKLIFPDRTPGGSRRYSFADVEHLVEIANKIEDGVQTYEIRQEMLKQKKRSQEEAHKKMIQGQLNARFGIQKY
- a CDS encoding ammonium transporter; this encodes MDTVFLMNSLWVMVSAVLVILMIGGFILLETGSTRMKNAGHIAGKTILTFGISSIVFWAIGYGLIFGKGNSIVGFSDFFYSGYDVEGLALSGPIFFLFQLAFAGISITIAFGGFAERAKLSVYVVFALLFSIFVYPIIAHWIWGGGWLAEHGKQDFAGSTVVHLTGAMAALAATLLLKPRIGKFNHDGTANKIDGHNLVFTALSVLFLWVGWFGFNAGSTVSVEGAFFGFVALNTNLAAAAGTVAALAISWIVLGKADIPMMLNGTLAGLVAITASCAFVDTWAAVVIGLVAGILVFYSIRFFESKQIDDPIFALSVHGAAGVWGTLSTGFFATPELAAVGKPGLFYGGGFEQLAVQSVGVVVSGAFAFIVSYLILLCMKTAMNGLRVTEEEENIGLDISEHGNYGYPEFINMEQSSKESVTVHTADLPLVPQQQTVN
- the fbpA gene encoding Fur-regulated basic protein FbpA → MSLYLRTAVDKLKDYYIQHLIKTRLTNESEKELRKLTLTELKNLING
- a CDS encoding LLM class flavin-dependent oxidoreductase; this encodes MTESKRLKDIKYSILDLAPIIEGSTAADALKNTLDLAKHAEQWGYRRYWLAEHHNMPGIASSATSVVIGHVAAGTSTIRVGSGGIMLPNHAPLVIAEQFGTLESLFPGRIDLGLGRAPGTDQVTAYALRRERRSDGQDFPEQLDELRAYFNPELDSQYRSVRAIPGEGLNIPIWLLGSSGYSAQLAGQLGLPFSFASHFSPENTLGALNLYRRNFQPSDILEKPYAMVGVNVITAETDEEAEFLATSMQQQFLNLFRNNPSPLLPPVKNFEEQVSEYEKMLLDSRIGSSIVGSPQTIKAKLQKFLDDTQADEMIINAQIFDHKARLKSFEIVSDVFKGHL
- a CDS encoding alanine/glycine:cation symporter family protein, which codes for MEAFVSWLNGILWSNPVIYIILGIGLVFSILTRFLQVRLLKDMVMLMFQGKSSEAGVSSFQALSIALSGRVGTGNIAGTATAIAMGGPGAVFWMWAIAFIGASSAFVESTLAQIYKVKQDGLYRGGPAYFIEKGLGIKWFAIVFSIAALLAMALLMPGIQSNSIALGLENAFGVSKSVSGLIIIALLGFIIFGGVKRIATVAQYTVPFMAIGYILVALIIIGMNISQVPEVFALIFKSAFGADSMFGGILGSAIAWGVKRGIYSNEAGQGTGAHAAAAAEVSHPAKQGLVQAFSVYIDTLFVCSATAFMILFTGMFNTVGADGSFIVENLKGVEAGPGYTQAAVDAVLPGFGAEFVAIALFFFAFTTIMAYYYMAETNIAYLLRGRNSKTPMFILKVVILGSTFYGAVKEASLAWALGDAGLGLMVWLNLIAIVLLAKPALIALKDYESQKKQGLDPVFNSKKLGIKNAEYWEEEYSFNHENEKVS
- a CDS encoding CBASS cGAMP-activated phospholipase; the protein is MMKLLCIDGGGIRGVFPIAILQAMEEEFGKPAGQLFDVVSGTSTGAIIAASVALNTSMEELMKKYETYGKKIFIKKSKVGLFKSVYSDRYLRRLLKHAFKDLTLGDIEKPLLIPAVDITHGKPYVHRSDFGFSSKNELSLNLWDAVLSSCSAPVYFPPNNVNNQYLSIDGGLWANNPSLVCVTEALHHFKTDLSAIRILSIGTGQQNIDFSIQEDKHWGIRQWLPFHFPSLKVTPKLLDLAMDLSSESVTYHCRLLLGDHYLRLNTELSKEIPFDDFTYMGELKDMGRQVFEKHKEQIAAFLSES
- a CDS encoding dimethylarginine dimethylaminohydrolase family protein — translated: MEQKLKPENRGFILNEYDVLKKVILCQPQYMTIRDVINETQKHFKDEGIHIELALEQHSEFVNTLKNFGVEVILLPYHKKYPEQVFTRDIGFTLGQTIFVADMASDIRKGEEDVLKQWLEDEEISYYNLLGDQIEGGDVVIDQDTVYVGLSNRTNQQAAEHLQGLLSDFNVRPIPFKAEYLHLDCVFNVVSPEVALIYRPALTDEDIKLFSSRYELIDVSEEEQFTLGTNVLCIGNQRILSLPVNKGVNEQLRKKGFEVVEVDITEIIKSGGSFRCCTLPILRESI